The Calliphora vicina chromosome 3, idCalVici1.1, whole genome shotgun sequence genome contains a region encoding:
- the Abp1 gene encoding drebrin-like protein isoform X2, which translates to MAISFEKYRNQIEAAWRDVLDDKSSTDWALFSYEGQTNVLKLVASGVDGVEELCEELNSGKIMYAFVRIEDPKTGLKKFLLINWQGEGAPVLRKGTCANHIHDVAKLLSGAHLTIYARNEDDIDLERLLKKLSTVSSAYSFKEPRTVNDGQKTPIGTNYTRVIPTKELNASVTQNFWKKEEEEEKHRLATEKEQRRSEQVMLEKEQRAREEKEHLEREKKLQMANKLQPAHIPIKTSPQPLSPEKTVASSFGSALTEAERMRQQRSQEARELIGSRVGAAKAIFTKHTSEGQLQSKLNTAPPAKPVRNSITQRINVFNQNQSQNESNVELSQGQQQLPGKITLPKHIPDEPMNIQKDENKPDEEEERRILETNLEPVKPEMTAIANNEEESHSIDDYPLEPDSEQYSTIKRSPHSKSNSLQSPDETSSSNNTDTALYQDEEEEIMRTKVSVTVQQSQSHAIAGNKNGYMGERSEINDLVNEDDFICHDSLGDLGLKARALYDYQAADESEITFDPGDVITHIDQIDEGWWQGLGPDGTYGLFPANYVEILD; encoded by the exons ATGGCCATTAGCTTTGAGAAGTATAGAAATCAGATAGAGGCTGCTTGGAGAGATGTTTTGGATGATAAATCTTCAACTGATTG GGCCTTGTTTAGTTACGAGGGCCAGACAAATGTCTTAAAACTTGTGGCTAGTGGTGTGGATGGTGTTGAAGAACTATGTGAGGAGTTAAATAGTGGAAAAATAATGTATGCATTTGTCAGAATTGAAGACCCAAAAAcgggtttaaaaaaattcttactcATAAACTGGCAg GGCGAAGGGGCACCTGTTCTACGAAAAGGTACTTGTGCCAATCATATACACGATGTAGCCAAACTGCTGTCTGGCGCTCATCTAACAATTTATGCTCGTAATGAGGATGACATTGATTTGGAGCGGCTCTTAAAAAAGCTTAGCACTGTATCTTCAGCATATAGCTTTAAGGAACCACGTACGGTGAATGACGGACAAAAAACACCTATAGGCACTAACTATACTCGTGTTATACCCACAAAAGAATTAAATGCTTCAGTCACGCAAAACTTTTGGAAGAaggaagaagaagaagaaaaacatCGTTTGGCAACTGAAAAGGAGCAAAGGCGTTCAGAACAAGTCATGTTAGAAAAGGAGCAACGAGCACGCGAAGAGAAAGAACATttagaaagagaaaaaaaattgcaaatggCAAATAAATTGCAACCAGCTCATATACCAATAAAAAC atCACCACAACCGTTAAGCCCTGAAAAAACTGTTGCTAGTAGTTTTGGGTCAGCTTTAACCGAAGCAGAACGTATGCGCCAGCAGCGCAGCCAAGAAGCTAGAGAACTAATTGGATCTCGTGTAGGGGCAGCTAAAGCTATTTTTACAAAACACACTAGTGAGGGACAACTACAAAGCAA ACTCAATACAGCACCGCCCGCAAAACCCGTTCGCAATTCTATAACACAAcgtattaatgtttttaatcaaAATCAATCACAAAATGAATCCAATGTAGAACTTTCACAAGGACAACAACAATTACCAGGCAAAATTACTTTACCCAAACATATACCAGATGAACCGATGAATATTCAAAAAGATGAGAATAAACCCGATGAGGAAGAAGAAAGGCGTATTTTAGAAACGAATTTGGAGCCTGTTAAGCCTGAAATGACAGCCATAGCTAATAATGAGGAGGAATCACACAGTATTGATGATTATCCGTTAGAACCAGATAGTGAACAGTATTCGACTATTAAAAGGTCACCACATAGCAAGTCGAATTCTTTACAATCACCAGACGAGACATCATCATCAAATAACACGGATACTGCCCTGTATCAAGACGAGGAAGAAGAGATTATGCGCACTAAAGTTTCAGTAACTGTACAGCAATCACAGTCACACGCAATAGCTGGAAATAAGAATGGCTACATGGGAGAAAGAAGCGAAA TTAACGACTTAGTTAATGAGGATGATTTTATATGCCACGACTCATTGGGAGATTTGGGCTTGAAAGCCCGTGCTCTATATGATTATCAAGCAG CTGATGAATCTGAGATTACATTTGATCCTGGCGATGTTATTACTCATATTGATCAAATCGATGAAGGGTGGTGGCAGGGTTTGGGACCTGATGGAACTTATGGACTGTTTCCGGCAAACTATGTCGAAATATTAGACTAA
- the Abp1 gene encoding drebrin-like protein isoform X1, which produces MAISFEKYRNQIEAAWRDVLDDKSSTDWALFSYEGQTNVLKLVASGVDGVEELCEELNSGKIMYAFVRIEDPKTGLKKFLLINWQGEGAPVLRKGTCANHIHDVAKLLSGAHLTIYARNEDDIDLERLLKKLSTVSSAYSFKEPRTVNDGQKTPIGTNYTRVIPTKELNASVTQNFWKKEEEEEKHRLATEKEQRRSEQVMLEKEQRAREEKEHLEREKKLQMANKLQPAHIPIKTSPQPLSPEKTVASSFGSALTEAERMRQQRSQEARELIGSRVGAAKAIFTKHTSEGQLQSNVSFHLRLNTAPPAKPVRNSITQRINVFNQNQSQNESNVELSQGQQQLPGKITLPKHIPDEPMNIQKDENKPDEEEERRILETNLEPVKPEMTAIANNEEESHSIDDYPLEPDSEQYSTIKRSPHSKSNSLQSPDETSSSNNTDTALYQDEEEEIMRTKVSVTVQQSQSHAIAGNKNGYMGERSEINDLVNEDDFICHDSLGDLGLKARALYDYQAADESEITFDPGDVITHIDQIDEGWWQGLGPDGTYGLFPANYVEILD; this is translated from the exons ATGGCCATTAGCTTTGAGAAGTATAGAAATCAGATAGAGGCTGCTTGGAGAGATGTTTTGGATGATAAATCTTCAACTGATTG GGCCTTGTTTAGTTACGAGGGCCAGACAAATGTCTTAAAACTTGTGGCTAGTGGTGTGGATGGTGTTGAAGAACTATGTGAGGAGTTAAATAGTGGAAAAATAATGTATGCATTTGTCAGAATTGAAGACCCAAAAAcgggtttaaaaaaattcttactcATAAACTGGCAg GGCGAAGGGGCACCTGTTCTACGAAAAGGTACTTGTGCCAATCATATACACGATGTAGCCAAACTGCTGTCTGGCGCTCATCTAACAATTTATGCTCGTAATGAGGATGACATTGATTTGGAGCGGCTCTTAAAAAAGCTTAGCACTGTATCTTCAGCATATAGCTTTAAGGAACCACGTACGGTGAATGACGGACAAAAAACACCTATAGGCACTAACTATACTCGTGTTATACCCACAAAAGAATTAAATGCTTCAGTCACGCAAAACTTTTGGAAGAaggaagaagaagaagaaaaacatCGTTTGGCAACTGAAAAGGAGCAAAGGCGTTCAGAACAAGTCATGTTAGAAAAGGAGCAACGAGCACGCGAAGAGAAAGAACATttagaaagagaaaaaaaattgcaaatggCAAATAAATTGCAACCAGCTCATATACCAATAAAAAC atCACCACAACCGTTAAGCCCTGAAAAAACTGTTGCTAGTAGTTTTGGGTCAGCTTTAACCGAAGCAGAACGTATGCGCCAGCAGCGCAGCCAAGAAGCTAGAGAACTAATTGGATCTCGTGTAGGGGCAGCTAAAGCTATTTTTACAAAACACACTAGTGAGGGACAACTACAAAGCAA cGTATCTTTTCACCTTAGACTCAATACAGCACCGCCCGCAAAACCCGTTCGCAATTCTATAACACAAcgtattaatgtttttaatcaaAATCAATCACAAAATGAATCCAATGTAGAACTTTCACAAGGACAACAACAATTACCAGGCAAAATTACTTTACCCAAACATATACCAGATGAACCGATGAATATTCAAAAAGATGAGAATAAACCCGATGAGGAAGAAGAAAGGCGTATTTTAGAAACGAATTTGGAGCCTGTTAAGCCTGAAATGACAGCCATAGCTAATAATGAGGAGGAATCACACAGTATTGATGATTATCCGTTAGAACCAGATAGTGAACAGTATTCGACTATTAAAAGGTCACCACATAGCAAGTCGAATTCTTTACAATCACCAGACGAGACATCATCATCAAATAACACGGATACTGCCCTGTATCAAGACGAGGAAGAAGAGATTATGCGCACTAAAGTTTCAGTAACTGTACAGCAATCACAGTCACACGCAATAGCTGGAAATAAGAATGGCTACATGGGAGAAAGAAGCGAAA TTAACGACTTAGTTAATGAGGATGATTTTATATGCCACGACTCATTGGGAGATTTGGGCTTGAAAGCCCGTGCTCTATATGATTATCAAGCAG CTGATGAATCTGAGATTACATTTGATCCTGGCGATGTTATTACTCATATTGATCAAATCGATGAAGGGTGGTGGCAGGGTTTGGGACCTGATGGAACTTATGGACTGTTTCCGGCAAACTATGTCGAAATATTAGACTAA
- the Vps36 gene encoding vacuolar protein-sorting-associated protein 36: MNRFEYIEARLNENEAFVSRESQIKLYDGDQKTQFEEGDLVLTSHRLFWGRAGDIAKAAVCLCLNLKYVISVSEEQASNFIFGRKTRLILHLRQQDSNKLPGPLDNSINAFIKLSGKHGVLPEFSIALKETLQAKVWNIKLISNEIENNQKEDVTHQDNITRETRLRMRTGIGGIEKAIEQKTKETDENIALAFQDLRVLMGMAKEMVCISRVICDKIRSQKGDISNDETVRFKSYLLSLGIDDPVTRGGFTNESEYYKSLAEQLCIMLLDPLEESGGMMSLADVYCRVNRARGLELLSPEDLLNACRSLNGPINLRYFPSGAMVLQLESQDDQLTASDTFDLVHKSTSLAVEELSKLRNISLLLAKERLLAAERLGKLCRDQSLEGLRFYPNFILNTPLVNL; encoded by the exons atgaatcgcTTTGAATATATAGAGGCCagattaaatgaaaatgaagCGTTTGTTAGTAGAGAATCACAGATAAAATTATATGATGGTGACCAAAAA ACTCAATTTGAGGAAGGTGACTTAGtattaacatcacatcgattGTTTTGGGGAAGAGCCGGAGATATTGCAAAAGCGGCTGTTTGTTTATGTCTAAATTTAAAGTATGTAATTTCTGTTAGTGAAGAGCAGGCaagtaattttatatttggtcGCAAAACTCGTTTGATTTTACATTTGCGACAACAAGATAGCAACAAATTGCCTGGACCTCTAGATAATAGTATAAATGCATTCATAAAACTCTCCGGGAAACATGGTGTGCTGCCAGAATTTTCGATTGCATTGAAAGAGACATTACAAGCTAAAGTTTGGAATATAAAACTAATCAGTAATGAAATCGAAAATAACCAAAAGGAGGACGTTACACATCAAGATAATATAACAAGAGAAACTAGGCTAAGAATGCGTACTGGTATTGGTGGTATTGAAAAAGCAATAGAGCAAAAAACGAAAGAAACAGACGAAAATATTGCTTTAGCTTTCCAAGATCTTAGAGTGCTGATGGGAATGGCAAAAGAAATGGTCTGCATATCGCGGGTAATCTGTGACAAAATACGTTCTCAAAAAGGAGACATTTCGAACGATGAGACGGTACGCTTTAAGTCCTATCTTTTAAGTTTGGGTATAGATGACCCTGTAACTAGAGGAGGATTCACAAATGAGTCGGAATACTATAAAAGCTTAGCAGAACAATTATGTATTATGCTACTGGATCCTTTAGag gaATCTGGAGGAATGATGTCTTTAGCTGACGTATATTGTCGTGTTAATCGTGCTCGTGGTTTGGAATTACTCTCTCCAGAAGATTTGCTCAACGCATGTCGTTCACTAAATGGTCCTATCAACTTGCGCTATTTTCCTAGTGGAGCTATGGTATTGCAGTTAGAATCGCAAGACGATCAATTAACAGCATCTGATACTTTCGATTTAGTACACAAATCTACCTCATTAGCAGTTGAAGAACTATCAAAGTTACGCAACATTTCATTGCTTTTAGCTAAAGAGCGTTTGTTGGCTGCGGAGCGTCTAGGGAAATTATGTAGGGATCAGTCGTTAGAAGGTTTAAGATTCTACCCAAACTTTATTCTAAACACTCCTTTGGTTAACCTTTAA